A stretch of Scheffersomyces stipitis CBS 6054 chromosome 2, complete sequence DNA encodes these proteins:
- the RPL42A gene encoding 60S ribosomal protein L42 (60S ribosomal protein L44 (60S ribosomal protein L41)~go_component intracellular; ribosome~go_funtion structural constituent of ribosome~go_process protein biosynthesis) yields the protein MVNVPKTRKTYCKGKECRKHTQHKVTQYKAGKASLFAQGKRRYDRKQSGYGGQTKQIFHKKAKTTKKVVLKLECVVCKAKSQLPLKRCKHFELGGDKKQKGQALQF from the exons ATGG TTAACGTCCCAAAAACTAGAAAGACCTACTGTAAAGGTAAGGAGTGCAGAAAGCACACTCAACACAAGGTTACCCAATACAAGGCCGGTAAGGCTTCTTTATTCGCTCAAGGTAAGAGAAGATATGACCGTAAGCAATCTGGTTACGGTGGTCAAACCAAGCAAATTTTCCACAAGAAGGCTAAGACTACCAAGAAGGTtgtcttgaagttggaatgTGTTGTCTGCAAGGCCAAGTCCCAATTGCCATTGAAGAGATGTAAGCACTTCGAATTGGGTGGTgacaagaagcaaaagGGTCAAGCTTTGCAATTCTAA
- the YTP1 gene encoding conserved transmembrane protein, with the protein MSPNSHHHEEEESPVPHVSHHMHGMPILQTELLPIERKFWEQYNTTTYFNVESKHRGALYGHIIVGLLSIIFVYPVAIVFNNLNMTSWYLSTLVVHTTLVLVSLTCFSVFIKSIPDMYPGNAYNKMSWILLFSTAAHLVAAFVNFGYKYINNDLAERATGHEYFGVAGTDEDFEDQNSCDSPAITLYDLSRSGTTSNSLDLNPVHANGHLKTSSNSMLPPPVRAFSPIFKVFDWPVFSHINKTLYTVSKYMFNFLNWGHFFYFMIYIPTGVATFLLYGQGSKVFNLLAHFIKGGVFFAYGILTLARYSGAFSNKGWAWNHKYVSDTSSRWNRIQSTGLVTMECLESGLILFYGCTNIFLEHLANAGKPYSSKDLQHASIAFIYIGCGLCGVITESKLAAWRYEKAIDNYDLAVKNSKVGKILKASPGFSPNPFPVVTIFWTGILMSKHEQASPLSTEIHIQWGNMFILGCAFRLLTYILVLLLPVNAKALLRPSRPITELIVSFSLLCGGVIFMESTDPVVQSFEYHGLSPMFSLNVTLGFITLLMAWEMTVFALKDWLSKRSKRSYRQEF; encoded by the coding sequence ATGTCTCCAAACAGTCACCATCACGAGGAAGAGGAATCTCCGGTCCCTCACGTACTGCATCATATGCATGGCATGCCTATTCTCCAGACCGAGCTCTTGCCtatagaaagaaagttCTGGGAACAGTACAACACCACCACGTACTTCAATGTCGAGTCCAAGCATAGAGGCGCCTTGTATGGCCACATCATTGTCGGTCTTTTGTCTATCATTTTTGTCTATCCTGTAGCCATTGTGTTCAATAACTTGAACATGACTTCCTGGTATTTGTCTACGTTGGTAGTGCACACGACACTAGTGCTAGTTAGTCTTACGTGCTTCTCGGTATTCATCAAGTCGATTCCAGATATGTACCCCGGCAATGCCTACAACAAGATGTCgtggatcttgttgttctcGACGGCGGCCCACTTGGTGGCAGCATTTGTCAATTTTGGTTATAAAtacatcaacaacgacttggcCGAAAGAGCCACAGGTCATGAGTACTTCGGTGTGGCCGGCACAGACGAGGACTTTGAAGACCAGAACAGCTGTGACTCGCCTGCTATCACTCTATACGACTTGTCGAGACTGGGAACGACGTCGAACTCGCTAGACTTGAATCCTGTCCATGCCAATGGACACCTCAAGACTTCGTCCAACTCGATGTTACCTCCTCCTGTTAGAGCATTTAGTCCCATTTTTAAGGTGTTTGACTGGCCCGTGTTTAGCCACATAAACAAGACCTTGTATACTGTTTCCAAGTAcatgttcaacttcttaaACTGGGgccatttcttctatttcatGATATATATTCCCACTGGAGTTGCCACCTTCTTGTTATACGGGCAGGGATCCAAAGTGTTTAACTTGCTTGCGCACTTTATTAAGGGTGGTGTATTTTTTGCATATGGTATCTTGACTCTCGCCAGATACAGCGGAGCTTTCTCGAATAAGGGTTGGGCTTGGAACCATAAATATGTGTCTGATACTTCATCGAGATGGAATAGAATCCAGTCCACTGGCTTGGTTACGATGGAATGTTTGGAGTCTGGGCTTATCTTGTTCTACGGCTGTACCAATATCTTTTTGGAACATTTGGCAAATGCAGGAAAGCCCTATTCCTCCAAGGACTTGCAGCATGCTTCCATTGCCTTTATCTATATAGGCTGCGGCTTGTGTGGAGTCATCACCGAGTCGAAATTGGCTGCATGGAGATACGAGAAGGCCATTGACAACTACGAtttggctgtgaaaaattctaaGGTAGGAAAAATCTTAAAAGCCTCGCCCGGATTCTCACCAAACCCATTCCCCGTAGTAACCATTTTCTGGACGGGCATACTTATGTCCAAACACGAGCAGGCCAGTCCTTTGTCGACTGAGATCCACATTCAATGGGGTAACATGTTTATTTTAGGATGTGCATTCAGATTACTTACCTACATCTTGGTATTGCTTCTCCCCGTTAATGCCAAGGCGTTATTGCGTCCACTGAGACCAATTACTGAGTTGATAGTCAGTTTCAGTTTGTTGTGTGGTGGGGTAATCTTTATGGAGTCTACCGATCCTGTAGTGCAGAGCTTCGAGTACCATGGCTTGAGCCCCATGTTCAGTTTGAACGTGACCTTGGGTTTCATCACGTTGTTGATGGCTTGGGAAATGACAGTCTTTGCTCTTAAAGACTGGTTGTCGAAGAGATCCAAGAGAAGCTACAGACAGGAGTTCTAG
- the MSS116 gene encoding Mitochondrial RNA helicase of the DEAD box family (go_funtion nucleic acid binding; helicase activity; ATP binding), which translates to VGVDELASSGKFDKSIILALKAAKFLNLTPVQQKSLVPILEEDGIVVRAKTGTGKTLAFVVPTLQTSLEVFDRRRKGVSTLVIAPTRDLALQIESEYKKVISKLPRSLQQNADILVLTGGKRTSINVRDPPSIVVATPGRLLDQLSNPKKAAVFKNLKYRVYDEADRLLDVGFEQTLGDIDDILVQNAPDGFKSILFSATIDADVDSFARQHISENYKYINCVSEHEPEAHENIHQSLITCKDSTDVFKTSFSYIANHLQHKVPFKCMVFLPTVASTEWFYQSLVRGVDNGVFDARPSSFVRLHGKRTQSARDKVVGQFRRMQSGIMVCTDVAARGLDFNDVTHVMQLTPSVSVADYIHKVGRTARAGKEGKAILFLTKNEMKYSTILRKERGVNFEEVIEAEDIEKPHEDILDLVRINEEEIESFISTYLSFQTQVAQKHRFDSHRAIVDIMELYRTILSQPDATMQ; encoded by the coding sequence GTTGGTGTAGACGAGCTTGCCAGCAGTGGAAAATTTGATAAGTCTATCATTCTCGCTTTGAAAGCagccaagttcttgaacttgactcCCGTCCAGCAGAAATCCTTGGTTCCGATCTTAGAGGAAGACGGTATAGTCGTCAGAGCAAAAACCGGTACAGGTAAAACTTTGGCATTTGTCGTTCCCACTCTTCAGACTTCGCTCGAGGTATTTGATAGACGTAGAAAGGGAGTTTCGACGTTGGTTATTGCTCCTACTAGAGACTTAGCTCTCCAGATAGAATCAGAATACAAGAAGGTTATCAGCAagcttccaagaagtttgCAACAAAATGCCgatattcttgttctcaCTGGTGGTAAGAGAACCAGCATCAATGTCAGAGACCCTCCTAGTATTGTTGTCGCTACTCCCGGAAGATTGTTGGACCAGTTGTCTAACCCCAAGAAGGCTGCTGtattcaagaacttgaagtacaGAGTATATGATGAAGCAGACAGACTTTTGGACGTAGGATTCGAGCAGACTTTGGGAGATATCGATGATATTCTTGTACAAAATGCCCCTGACGGTTTCAAGTCGATCTTGTTTTCCGCCACTATCGATGCTGATGTAGACAGTTTTGCTCGTCAGCACATCTCTGAGAACTACAAATACATCAACTGTGTCAGCGAACATGAACCGGAAGCACATGAAAACATCCACCAGTCGTTGATTACTTGTAAAGACTCTACTGACGTATTCAAAACTTCCTTTTCTTATATTGCTAATCACTTGCAACACAAGGTTCCATTCAAGTGTATGGTTTTCTTACCCACAGTAGCCAGCACTGAGTGGTTCTACCAGTCATTGGTTCGCGGTGTTGACAATGGAGTATTTGATGCCAGACCTCTGTCTTTTGTCAGATTGCATGGTAAGAGAACACAATCTGCTAGAGATAAAGTAGTGGGCCAGTTCCGCAGAATGCAAAGCGGTATCATGGTATGTACTGATGTTGCAGCCAGAGGTTTGGACTTCAATGATGTCACACACGTGATGCAACTTACTCCAAGTGTCTCAGTAGCTGATTACATCCATAAAGTAGGAAGAACTGCCAGAGCTGGCAAGGAAGGTAAAGCTATTCTTTTCCTCACCAAGAATGAGATGAAATACAGTACAATCTTGAGAAAGGAAAGAGGTGTCAACTTCGAAGAAGTaattgaagctgaagacATCGAAAAGCCACATGAAGACATTCTTGACTTAGTTCGCAttaacgaagaagaaattgaactgtTCATATCGACTTATCTTTCATTCCAGACGCAAGTTGCTCAAAAGCACAGATTTGATTCCCACAGAGCCATTGTCGATATAATGGAGCTTTACCGTACAATCCTTTCCCAACCAGATGCCACTATGCAA
- a CDS encoding hypopthetical protein — MPYLISVAIRAVFARDDPPSNSTTSPSSTPDPTPIPSGPQSAPESSLSPEIDSQSIQDSVTSFSHSPSSTPLVPPAVSSATAVSSPQLDSSSEPFSSAPLSSSDTISSFASSSSPDSSVSVDPSSDPDSAMDLFSPTITDLFSSSETPSDSISSTETSSESSSSEETSSTETSSSETSSSIEPSSSSSSSETSSSESSSSEVSSTESSSSEVSSTESSSSETSSTESSSTEISSSSESSSTQESSTEVSSSSLSSSSEPLSSSESSSASSSSESESSSSSISSTEISSSFSSETSSEFASSSSASPSFTSEISTETETTSSSIPSSSSTSSSSSSSSSSSSSTSTSPITTEKPKTTSLSLSSFTSVITHPDTTITTVITVPTSASAVDDGNDNSDRNSKLIGGLVGSIGGTIVIGALVVLFLFLKKRKRSNLTNQSPDFNDGHPGNPHDQDEDDLLDRSHDDDGMKYNKFGFAKLFGSKSGSKAASNNNLLGLGSGLTGYKGISDLERQSDFGTNGSGGYGAAIGAGAVAGSASVDTNDDFVYRGVTNSNNLDSVFRSSETSRGTSSFMGKSATGSTTNSSTFGGRTRLNSFAHPLASPEQFNFNEHHEYTGLAYGEHGSDDYSPAKDQGSSDYDNDTDSEFNPSDYDDGGLPGAGTIIEPDRGQIFGNQDHGSNNSQSRFAEDIT, encoded by the coding sequence ATGCCCTACTTGATATCTGTGGCCATTCGTGCCGTTTTTGCTCGAGACGATCCTCCTTCCAACTCGACAACATCTCCGTCTTCCACGCCAGATCCGACCCCCATACCGTCTGGACCTCAATCAGCTCCAGAGTCGTCACTCAGCCCAGAAATAGACTCGCAATCGATCCAGGACTCCGTCACTAGTTTTTCCCACTCCCCCTCGCTGACCCCCCTCGTACCACCTGCCGTCCTGTCTGCCACCGCCGTATCCTCACCACAGCTTGACTCAAGTTCAGAGCCATTCAGCTCAGCACcactctcttcttctgacaCCATATCTTCATTCGCTTCCTCGAGTCTGCCCGACTCTTCTGTCTCCGTAGACCCTCTGTCCGACCCCGACTCTGCCATGGATCTCTTTTCTCCCACTATCACCGATCTTTTCAGCTCGCTGGAGACTCCATCGGATCTGATCTCCTCAACAGAAACTTCCTCAGAACTGAGTTCTAGCGAGGAAACATCCTCCACCGAGACATCGTCCTCAGAGACTTCCTCAAGCATCGAACCATCctcgtcatcatcatcttctgaaactTCATCTAGcgagtcttcttcatctgaagtCTCATCTACCGAaagttcttcatctgaagtCTCATCTACTGagagttcttcttccgaAACTTCCTCCACTGAATCGTCATCTACAGAAATAAGCTCATCCTCAGAGTCAAGCTCGACTCAGGAATCTTCTACAGAagtttcatcttcatcgttgTCGTCAAGCTCGGAACCTTTGTCTCTGTCCGAGTCCTCCTcagcttcatcttccaGTGAATCTGAGTCTTCAAGCTCTTCAATCCTGTCTACAgaaatttcatcttctttctcctCAGAGACTTCCTCAGAATTTGCATCTTCCTCATCAGCTAGTCCATCCTTCACAAGTGAGATTTCTACTGAAACGGAAACCACCTCATCTTCAATCCCATCCTCATCAtcgacttcatcttcgtcatcttcgtcttcgtcgtcatcttcttcaacttccacAAGTCCTATAACAACCGAGAAGCCAAAAACTACTTCCCTCTCATTATCCTCATTCACTTCTGTCATCACACACCCTGATACCACTATCACTACCGTCATCACTGTTCCCACGTCTGCCAGTGCGGTAGACGATGGAAACGACAATAGTGACAGAAACTCCAAGTTGATTGGTGGACTTGTAGGCTCCATTGGTGGAACCATCGTTATCGGAGCACTCGTAGTCTTGTTCCTCTTcctcaagaagagaaagcGTAGCAACTTGACCAACCAGTCACCTGACTTCAATGACGGCCATCCAGGTAATCCTCATGACCAAGATGAGGACGATCTCTTGGATAGGTCACATGACGACGACGGAATGAAGTATAACAAGTTTGGCTTTGCAAAGTTGTTTGGCTCCAAGTCGGGCTCTAAGGCTGCTAGCAATAACAATTTGCTTGGTTTGGGCTCAGGCTTAACGGGTTATAAAGGCATTCTGGATTTGGAAAGACAGAGCGATTTTGGCACCAATGGTTCAGGAGGCTACGGTGCCGCTATCGGTGCCGGAGCTGTGGCTGGCTCTGCTTCTGTAGACACCAACGACGATTTCGTCTATAGAGGTGTtaccaactccaacaatcTCGACTCTGTATTCCGTAGTAGTGAAACCAGTAGAGGCACTTCTAGCTTTATGGGCAAGAGTGCTACTGGAAGTACAACTAACTCGTCTACTTTTGGTGGCAGAACTCGTTTGAACTCGTTTGCACATCCTTTGGCTTCTCCAGAacagttcaatttcaacgaACACCATGAGTACACTGGTCTAGCTTACGGCGAACATGGAAGCGACGATTATCTGCCCGCAAAAGATCAGGGAAGTTCTGACTACGACAACGACACAGACTCTGAGTTCAACCCGTCTGACTACGACGACGGAGGGCTACCGGGTGCTGGCACCATAATCGAACCGGATCGTGGCCAGATATTCGGCAATCAGGATCATGGAAGCAATAACTCCCAATCTCGATTCGCTGAAGATATCACATAA
- a CDS encoding predicted protein has translation NSTDIDECHFMSFEEWKKSKKEADVVQSELQQATNTSKNTTKHKFKNKNSTSKELSIRRNDSTNSTDIESLEHVITPEEGRVYKDRFNYASSGCGANIIKTNSEAKGASAILAENKDSYLLNRCSASNRFVVIELCQEILVDSVVVGNFEFFSSMFKEVRVSVSDKFPTTNWRVLGEFEAENVRDVQTFKIQNPLIWARYFKLEVLSHYGDEFYCPITLVRVHGKTMMEEVKENEESSQTQDEDEELLIDTTTLNQFDNDTLDECRVFMPHLGLNEFLSDFISTVPDYCDIKSNEQEQVHTTEAHTTTQESVYRTIMNRLSLLESNATLSLLYIEEQSKLLSTAFTNLERRQSMNFESLIDSVNSTLINQLINFKDSYLSMHSEYAKLYKLQELNHQDLLSNSKQKLGSLGNELTFQKRMAVFNTIIILCLLVYVIVTRDAYI, from the coding sequence AACTCTACTGATATTGACGAGTGCCACTTTATGTCATTTGAAGAGTggaagaaactgaaaaaaGAGGCAGACGTAGTACAGTCAGAATTACAGCAAGCCACCAATACTTCCAAAAATACCACCAAACATaagttcaagaacaagaactcGACTTCAAAGGAGCTTTCTATACGTAGAAATGACAGTACGAATTCCACAGACATCGAATCACTAGAACATGTCATAACCCCCGAAGAAGGGAGAGTGTACAAGGATAGATTTAACTATGCCTCTTCGGGGTGTGGTGCAAATATAATAAAGACAAATTCAGAAGCGAAAGGTGCTTCAGCTATCTTAGCAGAAAATAAGGATTCATACTTATTGAACAGATGCTCCGCCAGTAACAGATTTGTGGTTATCGAACTTTGTCAGGAGATTTTAGTGGATTCGGTTGTAGTGGgaaattttgaattctttaGTTCTATGTTCAAAGAAGTAAGAGTTTCGGTAAGTGACAAATTTCCAACTACTAATTGGCGAGTTTTGGGCGAgtttgaagctgaaaatgTGAGAGACGTTCAAACATTCAAGATTCAAAATCCGTTGATTTGGGCAagatacttcaagttggaagtcTTGAGTCATTATGGGGATGAATTCTATTGTCCAATCACTTTGGTTAGAGTTCATGGAAAGACGATGATGGAAGAAGTTAAGGAAAACGAGGAAAGTTCTCAGACTCAggacgaagacgaagaattATTAATTGATACAACAACTCTCAACCAATTCGATAATGACACCCTTGACGAATGTAGAGTGTTCATGCCCCATTTGGGATTGAACGAGTTTCTCCTGGATTTCATTAGTACGGTTCCTGATTACTGTGACATAAAGAGCAATGAgcaagaacaagttcatACGACTGAAGCTCATACCACGACTCAAGAATCTGTCTACCGAACTATTATGAATCGCTTATCTTTGCTTGAATCCAATGCTACACTATCACTATTATACATTGAGGAACAAAGCAAATTGCTATCAACTGCATTCAcaaacttggaaagaagacaaagtATGAATTTTGAGTCGTTGATCGACTCCGTCAATTCCACACTAATTAACCAActtatcaatttcaaggATTCATACTTACTGATGCACAGCGAATACGCAAAGTTGTACAAGCTCCAGGAGTTGAATCATCAAGATTTGTTAAGTAACTCAAAACAGAAACTTGGAAGTCTTGGAAACGAACTTACGTTTCAGAAGCGTATGGCAGTTTTCAATACCATTATCATCCTCTGTCTTCTTGTGTATGTCATTGTAACAAGAGATGCCTACATT
- the CBK1 gene encoding Serine/threonine-protein kinase CBK1 (go_funtion protein kinase activity; ATP binding~go_process protein amino acid phosphorylation) has protein sequence NYVYFTRQPNLLNKNTNDKAAAIKLKLENYYTMAVSHAIERNQRRLDLEHKLLTEESGSSEERKNRQLQNLGKKESQFLRLRRTKLSLEDFTTVKVIGKGAFGEVRLVQKKDTGKIYAMKTLLKSEMYKKDQLAHVKAERDVLAGSDSPWVVSLYYSFQDTQYLYLIMEFLPGGDLMTMLIRWQIFTEDITRFYMAECVLAIEAIHKLGFIHRDIKPDNILIDIRGHIKLSDFGLSTGFHKTHDSNYYKKLLEKEGPSNHLQPNQLTSGRNSMMVDAIHLTMSNRQQMQTWRKSRRLMAYSTVGTPDYIAPEIFIHQGYGQECDWWSLGAIMFECLIGWPPFCSETPHETYRKILNWQETLQIPEDIHLSPESEDLIRKLLTSSENRLGRYGGAEEIKRHPFFRGVDWETIRKVDAPFIPKLRSITDTRFFPTDELENVPESPALSKAMEQREQDMKNGKKNVKEDLPFIGYTYSRFDYLTRKNAL, from the coding sequence AACTACGTTTACTTCACGAGGCAACCCAACTTGCTCAACAAGAACACCAATGACAAGGCAGCAGCTATtaagttgaagttggaaaactaCTACACCATGGCTGTGAGTCATGCCATCgaaagaaatcaaagaagattaGATTTGGAGCATAAGCTCTTGACAGAAGAGTCCGGTTCCagtgaagaaagaaagaatagaCAATTGCAGAACTTGGGTAAGAAGGAGTCACAGttcttgagattgagaAGAACAAAGCTTTCCTTAGAGGATTTCACCACCGTCAAGGTTATTGGTAAAGGTGCATTTGGAGAAGTCAGATTGGtgcagaagaaagataCTGGTAAGATTTACGCCATGAAAACATTATTAAAGTCTGAAATGTACAAAAAGGATCAATTAGCTCACGTGAAGGCCGAAAGAGATGTCTTAGCAGGCAGTGACTCGCCTTGGGTTGTGTCATTATATTACTCCTTTCAGGATACACAGTACTTGTACTTAATCATGGAGTTTTTACCAGGAGGAGATCTTATGACCATGTTGATCAGATGGCAAATTTTCACTGAGGATATCACCAGATTTTACATGGCTGAGTGTGTATTGGCCATTGAAGCTATTCACAAGCTTGGCTTTATCCATCGTGACATCAAGCCCGATAACATATTGATTGACATCAGGGGCCACATCAAGTTGTCAGACTTTGGGCTATCAACCGGTTTTCATAAGACTCACGACTCCAACTACTACAAGAAATTGTTAGAGAAAGAGGGCCCTTCGAACCATTTGCAACCGAACCAGTTGACCAGTGGCCGTAATTCGATGATGGTGGATGCCATTCATTTGACAATGTCAAACAGACAGCAGATGCAAACTTGGAGAAAGTCACGTAGACTTATGGCTTATTCCACTGTAGGTACCCCTGACTATATTGCGCCAGAGATCTTTATTCACCAAGGGTATGGTCAAGAATGCGATTGGTGGTCTTTGGGTGCGATCATGTTTGAGTGTTTAATCGGCTGGCCGCCTTTCTGCAGTGAGACACCACACGAGACGTATCGTAAGATTTTGAACTGGCAAGAGACGTTACAAATTCCAGAGGATATTCACTTGTCTCCAGAGAGTGAGGATTTGATCCGGAAGTTATTGACGAGCTCGGAGAACCGATTAGGTAGATACGGaggagcagaagaaatcaagcGCCATCCATTCTTTAGAGGTGTGGACTGGGAAACTatcagaaaagttgatgCACCATTTATTCCTAAATTGAGATCTATTACCGATACTCGATTCTTCCCTACAGATGAGTTAGAAAACGTTCCAGAGTCTCCAGCTTTGAGCAAAGCTATGGAACAGAGAGAACAAGACATGAAGAACGGCAAGAAGAATGTTAAGGAAGATTTGCCGTTTATCGGATACACCTATTCGAGATTTGATTATTTGACGAGAAAGAACGCCTTGTGA